A stretch of Podospora bellae-mahoneyi strain CBS 112042 chromosome 5, whole genome shotgun sequence DNA encodes these proteins:
- the ARP2_2 gene encoding Actin-related protein 2 (EggNog:ENOG503NTZD; COG:Q) yields MVLAVPTASLEGKVALVTGAGRGIGRGVALELGKRGASVVVNYVSSAGPASEVVKEIESYKNGAKAIAIQADVSKVSEINRLFSEAKKHFGKIDIVMSNSGTESWDKTEEVTEEKYDHVFNLNARAQFFVGQAAYKHLERNGRLILMTSIAAGLLGVKDHALYNASKMAVIGMVKSFATDFGVKGITVNGVAPGGIKSDMFTENAWHYIPGGSPDWGKEKIEGLMAAHCPLGRCAVPEDVARVVAFLSSEDGGWVNGQILTISGGSSQ; encoded by the coding sequence ATGGTCCTCGCCGtccccaccgccagcctCGAAGGCAAGGTCGCCCTCGTCACCGGTGCCGGCCGCGGCATCGGCCGCGGCGTCGCcctcgagctcggcaagCGCGGCGCCTCTGTTGTGGTCAACTACGTCTCCTCGGCCGGCCCGGCCAGcgaggtggtcaaggagATCGAAAGCTACAAGAACGGCGCCAAGGCCATCGCCATCCAGGCTGACGTGTCCAAAGTCAGCGAGATCAACCGCCTGTTCTCggaagccaagaagcacTTTGGCAAGATCGATATTGTCATGTCCAACTCTGGGACTGAATCCTGGgacaagacggaggaggtgacCGAGGAGAAGTACGACCACGTCTTTAATCTTAATGCGCGCGCGCAGTTCTTTGTCGGGCAGGCGGCGTACAAGCATTTGGAGCGGAACGGGCGGTTGATTCTCATGACGAGCATTGcggctgggttgttgggggtgaaggatCATGCGCTGTATAATGCTAGCAAGATGGCGGTTAttgggatggtgaagagTTTCGCGACGGACTTTGGGGTGAAGGGGATCACGGTTAATGGGGTTGCGCCGGGGGGGATCAAGAGTGATATGTTTACTGAGAATGCGTGGCATTATATTCCCGGGGGGAGCCCGGattgggggaaggagaagattgaggggttgatggctgCTCATTGCCCGCTTGGACGGTGCGCGGTGCCGGAGGatgtggcgagggtggtggcttTTTTGAGTAGTGAAGATGGCGGGTGGGTGAATGGGCAGATTTTGACTATTAGTGGGGGGAGTTCGCAGTag
- a CDS encoding hypothetical protein (EggNog:ENOG503P5PW; COG:Q) encodes MIRANGVIGFQLATRFLKEGYKVFGTYRPRTKDDVSVAEVRWGRPQAMILTLRQLEGTGVQSIELVYANEESINAAAKGFAGEKLDILINCGAIYNT; translated from the exons ATGATAC GCGCCAATGGAGTCATCGGCTTTCAGCTGGCCACCAGGTTCTTAAAGGAAGGCTACAAAGTCTTTGGAACATACCGCCCACGGACAAAAGACGATGTCTCGGTTgctgaggtgaggtgggGCCGCCCTCAAGCGATGATCCTGACACTGAGACAGCTCGAGGGAACCGGGGTGCAAAGCATCGAGCTGGTTTATGCCAATGAAGAGTCCATCAACGCCGCTGCCAAGGGGTTTGCTGGTGAGAAGCTGGACATTCTCATCAATTGCGGAGCCATATACAACACCTAG
- a CDS encoding hypothetical protein (EggNog:ENOG503P85U; COG:T): MANQKTEDIKDLKAFRYMQRQRQDYFDQFRRGLNYGHPGNEALMKLQVPKPGKWKGYQNKHARHFIYKIQEVWDEAGPGQTRQAALEANDRLAATMAVADFRLVKVLGWGGLGVASMYDAVGKDNKTLRVVCKIDIFPHYPCIPREVKAHLMTAGAKHVMQQVILQAEGDISDAAINRLGIIARQTAAGVDMTVPASIDRGENANVTPRMAMAIMIFEVIEAVPIGEFEELDLNEIKHDMKVDARKELDANQRVLFIQFMNRGRLDDHICRAVMTRRPFPTLVLWQVFDCLFRGVIGMAYPVAFMPWDVDPSKVQVPEVSETARGLRPLESYDNRDTMVHYDIDPLNNLGLIHIYNGNTSAWVYWNSRGRGKQSEQFSEEWDYISGNPRTIKSETAGNFNWWINLYQIALVIWQMVSLCHAELSPSPEKITIKMLDGTETTAYGFGGYILNDKKFKHIDRDLRELINQCMLHVPAKRPTMEQLENLLRSKTNIQGVDPQNQEQVEAQRYCEWLFRGTPAPKPAQPVDHKLPAGLGGWTVKNVVEEQKIWLEMPEEAARRKALNKAAQTRHMNPGRVLENRFGIVREVRNLWGDYFKRK; encoded by the exons ATGGCTAACCAAAAGACGGAGGATATCAAGGATCTAAAAGCCTTCCGCTACATGCAGCGGCAGCGACAAGACTACTTCGACCAGTTCCGCAGAGGACTGAATTATGGTCACCCCGGCAACGAGGCATTGATGAAACTGCAAGTCCCCAAGCCTGGGAAATGGAAGGGCTACCAAAACAAACACGCAAGGCACTTTATCTACAAAATCCAGGAGGTCTGGGACGAAGCAGGTCCTGGACAGACCAGGCAGGCTGCCTTGGAGGCTAACGACAGACTGGCTGCGACTATGGCGGTTGCTGACTTCAGGCTGGTCAAGGTTCTTGGCTGGGGTGGTTTAGGCGTGGCCAGTATGTACGACGCCGTTGGCAAGGACAACAAAACGCTACGGGTCGTGTGCAAAATTGACATCTTTCCCCATTACCCGTGTATCCCCCGTGAGGTCAAGGCCCACCTCATGACCGCGGGCGCGAAACACGTCATGCAGCAGGTTATCTTGCAGGCTGAGGGGGATATATCTGATGCCGCGATCAACAGACTGGGAATTATAGCGAGGCAGACAGCGGCTGGGGTGGATATGACTGTGCCTGCGTCTATTGATA GGGGAGAAAACGCAAACGTGACCCCaaggatggcgatggcgataATGATTTTTGAAGTGATTGAGGCGGTGCCAATTGGCGAGTTTGAGGAGCTGGATTTGAACGAAATCAAGCACGACATGAAAGTAGACGCGAGAAAAGAGCTGGATGCGAACCAGAGGGTGCTGTTTATTCAGTTTATGAATCGTGGGCGGTTGGACGATCATATCTGCAGGGCTGTCATGACCAGGAGGCCGTTCCCGACTCTGGTTTTGTGGCAAGTGTTTGATTGTT TATTTCGCGGTGTGATAGGAATGGCCTATCCTGTAGCCTTTATGCCTTGGGACGTCGACCCGAGCAAAGTACAGGTCCCCGAAGTATCTGAAACAGCAAGAGGTCTCAGACCACTCGAGTCCTACGATAACAGAGACACGATGGTCCATTATGACATCGACCCATTGAATA ATTTGGGCCTGATCCACATCTACAACGGGAATACCAGCGCCTGGGTCTACTGGAATTCGAGAGGCAGAGGCAAACAATCA GAACAATTCTCTGAAGAATGGGATTACATCAGCGGAAACCCAAGAACGATCAAATCCGAGACGGCTGGAAATTTTAACTGGTGGATCAACCTGTATCAAATCGCACTT GTAATCTGGCAAATGGTGTCCCTCTGTCACGCAGAACTTTCACCCTCGCCTGAAAAGATCACTATCAAAATGCTCGACGGCACCGAAACGACCGCATATGGCTTTGGTGGCTACATCCTCAACGACAAGAAGTTCAAGCACATCGACCGTGACCTCCGCGAGCTGATCAATCAGTGCATGCTTCATGTTCCCGCCAAGCGCCCGACGATGGAGCAGCTTGAGAACCTTCTCCGAAGCAAGACGAACATCCAGGGTGTGGACCCGCAAAACCAGGAACAGGTGGAGGCGCAGAGATACTGTGAATGGCTGTTCAGGGGGACTCCGGCGCCCAAACCGGCGCAGCCAGTTGACCACAAACTACcggctgggctggggggttggaCGGTCAAGAATGTGGTAGAGGAGCAAAAGATTTGGCTGGAGATGCCCGAGGAGGCAGCGAGAAGGAAGGCGCTGAATAAGGCTGCACAGACGAGGCACATGAACccggggagggtgctggaaAATAGGTTCGGGattgtgagggaggtgaggaattTATGGGGGGATTACTTCAAGAGGAAgtga
- the ACE2 gene encoding Metallothionein expression activator (COG:S; EggNog:ENOG503NY85): MGPHFSHETFKHLALPIPASLACLLASQYTPRPIPDSRHRDPHRRPGSSPAQQVSFSRAPSPSTKVDSDSAAPTAPARLLFDLRLEHVVIFPRDLYTTLHATSTVAMLSNPPQSGGGMHPRQRQHRRQISTPTAFETVKIAPLPNFSQQQQQQRQPIAHRRGLSLDTRRQQQFVPTTPTSSSARQEYLAARHEYSNQMAAIPPVSSSSPAVPTTPQQILRENQQRQSLSRPGTSGTDHSDTSSNHSFQSFHDSSDAFLVSPNVTPNNQRFVDALASPVPMVEMSPLPYEAYMNSMGMMKNQAGFGSNSGIDVGGGGFDFYAQGNSALSTPTFLTFPDSSPASTGQGGWISEGETGSAQSRRNSRRISNGISDKVAKFENMMNNGSDLQHRPMTPSNHHQFVAGGEINQWAAGVDNESFPPTPTEIPAEQEQQQQIPSRFRDDYDESMEETLKPVRGNKHNNRNSGIFQELRQQAEQQAAAAAAGGVSQTPPPPRGGVMGEYGGGMQQGLTTPEFMNMRSMNAEFVKIEHNFDGFHFGMAGGGTMAPQMGGLVGTAAAGGMINPGGGGQLDGDGQKATLEHMPLTAASLSRHSSPHPSSLHQHRRTESIASLASAASIASINIEETKTDTGVTLDDIAQYIQGPDPSDGKWVCLYEECNKRFGRKENIKSHVQTHLNDRQYQCPSCHKCFVRQHDLKRHAKIHTGIKPYPCECGNSFARHDALTRHRQRGMCIGAFDGIVRKVVKRGRPRKDRGEGGETERREKKERVRKGKKEDGGGEEMSSASSQSGYSESCSSVGSPRGYEEDFPDILDVAMTGGGNGGSGTATMDPGSLSLGPPGGGGGGGLSNARMPPVHPMYKGTTTSMEEQVRSPSAMSNYSHASSRLSGRRGTVGEEFVPPRRHGSPAKSTASYHTPPELSSSSSPPPTGTSGRFFEDGDSQQQPVSTGVCMPGFVSLDNDMLIGFGGEGGHPHGLVVPVQLDHGGHHGVPGSMGMQHQGLMSTLGDKFDPEGEYEQMGMFGGMNGMGVPGGDVFFSGN, encoded by the exons ATGGGCCCTC aTTTTTCCCACGAGACCTTCAAGCATCTTGCCTTGCCAATTCCAGCATCGCTCGCCTGCTTGCTTGCCTCCCAGTATACACCAAGGCCAATTCCCGATTCGCGACATCGCGACCCTCACCGCCGCCCAGGCTCATCGCCGGCGCAACAGGTCTCTTTTTCGCGCGCACCCTCGCCGTCGACTAAGGTCGACAGCGACAGCGCGGCTCCAACTGCCCCTGCCCGCCTGCTGTTCGACTTGCGCTTAGAG cacgTCGTGATCTTTCCACGGGATCTATACACCACTCTACACGCGACTTCTACCGTTGCAATGCTCTCCAATCCTCCTCAATCGGGCGGCGGCATGCACCCGCGCCAGCGCCAACACCGAAGACAAATCTCCACACCCACAGCCTTTGAAACCGTCAAGATCGCGCCACTGCCCAACTtttcccagcagcagcaacaacaacgccaACCTATCGCCCACCGACGAGGTCTGAGCCTGGATACTCGACGACAGCAGCAATTCGTGCCCACGACGCCCACATCATCCTCTGCTCGGCAAGAGTATCTCGCTGCCCGACATGAGTACAGCAACCAGATGGCAGCGATACCGCCAGTCTCTTCCTCCAGCCCGGCCGttcccaccacaccacagcaaATCCTTCGAGAGAACCAGCAGCGACAAAGCCTGTCGCGTCCTGGCACGTCCGGGACCGACCACAGCGACACCTCGTCCAACCACTCGTTCCAGTCCTTCCATGACAGCAGCGACGCCTTTCTCGTATCGCCAAACGTGACGCCCAACAACCAGCGGTTTGTCGATGCCCTGGCCAGCCCTGTGCCAATGGTAGAGATGAGCCCCCTGCCGTACGAAGCCTACATGAACTCGATGGGCATGATGAAGAACCAGGCCGGGTTTGGCAGCAACAGTGGGATCgacgttggaggggggggttttgACTTTTACGCCCAGGGGAATAGCGCGCTTTCCACACCGACGTTTCTTACTTTTCCTGATTCTAGTCCTGCGAGCACGGGTCAGGGTGGGTGGATttcggagggggagacggGGTCTGCGCAGAGCCGTAGGAACTCACGCAGGATAAGCAATGGGATTAGTGATAAGGTGGCCAAGTTTGAGAATATGATGAACAACGGCAGCGACCTTCAACATCGGCCGATGACACCTTCCAATCATCATCAGTTTGTCGCGGGAGGGGAGATCAACCAGTGGGCTGCCGGGGTGGACAATGAGAGTTTTCCTCCGACCCCGACTGAGATACCGGCGGagcaagagcagcagcaacagatcCCGAGCAGGTTTCGCGATGATTATGATGAGAGTATGGAGGAGACGCTCAAGCCTGTGAGGGGGAATAAGCATAATAATCGGAATTCGGGGATTTTCCAGGAGCTGAGGCAGCAGGCGGAGCagcaagctgctgctgctgctgctggcggtgtCAGTCagacgccgccgccgccgaggggaggggtgatgggggagtatggtggtgggatgcaGCAGGGGTTGACGACGCCAGAGTTTATGAACATGCGGAGCATGAATGCCGAGTTTGTCAAGATTGAGCACAATTTTGATGGGTTTCACTTTGGGATGGCAGGGGGAGGGACGATGGCGCCGCagatggggggtttggttgggaCGGCTGCTGCCGGGGGTATGATCAAcccgggtggtggtggtcaactggatggtgatggacaGAAGGCGACGCTGGAGCACATGCCGCTTACGGCGGCGAGTCTGTCGCGTCATAGCTCGCCTCATCCATCGTCGTTGCATCAGCACCGCCGAACGGAGTCGATTGCTTCTCTGGCGTCTGCGGCGTCGATTGCGTCGATCAACATTGAGGAGACAAAGACGGACACGGGGGTCACGCTGGATGACATTGCGCAGTATATCCAGGGACCTGACCCTTCGGATGGGAAGTGGGTGTGCTTGTACGAGGAGTGCAACAAGCGGTTCGGGCGGAAGGAGAATATTAAGAGTCATGTCCAGACGCACCTGAACGACCGCCAGTATCAGTGTCCGAGCTGCCACAAGTGCTTTGTGAGGCAGCATGATTTGAAGAGGCATGCCAAGATTCACACGGGGATCAAGCCTTATCCGTGTGAGTGTGGGAATAGCTTTGCGAGGCATGATGCGTTGACGAGGCATCGGCAGAGGGGGATGTGCATTGGGGCTTTTGATGGGATtgtgaggaaggtggtgaagagggggcggccgaggaaggacagaggggaggggggggaaacagagagaagggagaagaaggagagggttaggaaggggaagaaggaggatggcgggggggaggagatgagtAGTGCGAGTAGTCAGAGTGGGTATAGTGAGAGTTGCTCGAGTGTTGGGTCGCCGAGGGGGTATGAGGAGGACTTTCCGGATATTTTGGATGTGGCGATGACGGGGGGTGGTAatggggggagtgggacTGCGACGATGGATCCGGGCAGTTTGAGTTTGGGACCGCcgggcggtgggggtggtggtgggttgagtAATGCGCGGATGCCGCCTGTTCATCCGATGTATAAGGGGACGACAACAAGTATGGAGGAACAGGTCAGGAGTCCGAGCGCGATGAGCAATTACAGCCATGCCTCGTCGAGGCtttctgggaggagggggaccgtcggggaggagtttgtgcCGCCTCGGCGACATGGGTCTCCGGCGAAGAGCACGGCGAGTTATCATACTCCGCCGGAGCTGTCGAGTAGctcttcgccgccgccgacggGGACGAGTGGGAGGttttttgaggatggggacagtcaacagcagccgGTTTCGACGGGGGTTTGTATGCCGGGTTTTGTGAGCTTGGATAATGACATGTTgattgggtttgggggggagggtggtcaTCCGCATGGGTTGGTCGTGCCGGTGCAGTTGGATCATGGTGGGCATCATGGTGTGCCGGGTTCGATGGGGATGCAGCATCAGGGATTAATGTCGACGTTGGGAGACAAGTTTGATCCTGAAGGGGAGTATGAGCAGATGGGGATGTTTGGGGGAAtgaatgggatgggggtgcCGGGCGGGGATGTGTTCTTTTCGGGGAACTGA